The segment AACTCCAAAGGAAAtctcaacgtttcgggccgaaaccgggaAGGGTTTGGCCCGAATATGTGTGCCTGATTTGTtattagtttgtttggttgttttgttgcacccgctgagtttctccagcattatctcaccaaggactaagtccgcgagcattgccactttcatttcatgtattatgtaaaagaatatgtgtatgattgtgtttataaatttgtttggttgttttgacTTTTGTCGACAGCATCAATCAACTGCGACAATGTCCCAGTTTGTGGATGtatcgtttatttattttatttttttaatatattattatttttattagaagcaattgtacaagaatagaacattcggcatgtaaaattatacaattctTGTACAGCTTTaattttaaccttttaacttgaaaataagggaaaggaacatcacccggcgtggctttaatggccgcgggacaatcgccatcgccagccgggggctttgactttgactgacaacatcggggggggggggaatcaaaggagtgcagtggagagatacgttttttggccttccatcacagcgatggatGGATGTTAATGTAAATTatattgtgtcttgggtctatttgtttgtaatgtatggctgcagaaacggcatttcgtttggacctcaaggggtccaaatgacaattaaattgaatcttgtaaTCTTGTAATCTTGGAAAAGAGAAGGGTAAAGTGGAAAGGCAGGACCCCGAGGCTACCACAGTAGTGTGGACAAAGAGGGGACaaagatgggtcaggcagcatctctggagagaacctcacccaacccatagtcGGATTTAAACCTAAAGTTGTGTTGccccatactatccttgtaacaATTCGGCAAAGGGTGTCCCATGTCTTAAAAATTTAATCTGGTTTTTCTGCaaagacaagcctaatattttccaaatgcagtgtctcggacatgtttgtgatccacaccttcacagtagggactgatgtgtatttgcaaaatgtaagtattagttaggccataattaaggacgtttcacagagtgctggagcaactcagcgggtcaggcagcatctgtggagaacatggataggtgacgtttcacagagtgctggagtaactcagcgggcaggcagcatctgtggagaacatggttaggtgacgtttcacagagtgctggagtaactcagcgggtcaggcagcatctgtggagaacatggataggtgccgtttcacaaagtgctggagtaactcagcgggtcaggcagcatctgtggagaacatggataggtgacatttcacagagtgctggagtaactcagcgggtcaggcagcatctgtggaggaacatggataggtgacgtttcaggtctaggcCCTACTTAGGTAGAAAGTGGAAAGGTCTTCAGTAGAAagtagaggaaggggggggggtaaaccggaggtaagaaaaggccaacaTCAGATgacctaaggggatcagagggcatggagagaaggcaggtacggaatactgagttggatgatcagccatgatcatattgaatggcgaatggtgcaggctcgaagggccgaatggcctctactcctgcacctaatttctatgtttctatgtttctatgacctcaggTAAGGTTGAGTCCATAACCCCCCTGAccaaaaaagtcacccatcctttttctcagagatgctgcctgacccgctgagttactccagcactttgtgtccatcttcggtgtaaaccagcatctgcaattccttgctacACATCAGGTGTGAGGTTGATGGCACAAGGGTGATGACTAATAGACTGCTTTCTTTTCTTCCCTGATGAAGAGGGGCTTGCGTCAGATGACGTCGAAACAGTGACCATTGGAGGAAGTGAAGATAAAAATGTCTCCACGTTGTCGGGGCTACCAATCACTCTAGCCCCAGGGAGTGACAAGACCCAGTCTGATGAAGACAGCAAAGACTCCAGCTTCACAACCTCTAGAGAGTCCAACTCCACTGAAGATGATGGGCCTGAAGCTGACGACTCTAATGGTACGTATATGGAATCAAGTCCATTGGAGTGGAGTTATACTGTGATGTTGCCACATGCGAGAATGCCATCGATTCttggggagacacaaaatgctggagtaactcagcgggaccggcagcatctctggagagaaggaacgggtgatgtttcgggtcgagactcttcttcagactgaaagaagggtctcgacctgaaacgtcacccattgcttctctccagagatgctgccggtcccgctgagttactccagcattttgcgtctactttcgattttaccagcatctgcaattttactGGAGAGATAcattgcgggaacaggcccttcggcccgttgagTCCAATCCAACCCtgctatcaccccgtacactagcgctaccctacacacattggggacgatttacaattacaccagagTCAAATAGCCgacaaaaactgtacgtct is part of the Leucoraja erinacea ecotype New England chromosome 30, Leri_hhj_1, whole genome shotgun sequence genome and harbors:
- the LOC129711462 gene encoding podoplanin-like isoform X2 produces the protein MYKMGLRPLVLLTLTAFLCAAAQKEGLASDDVETVTIGGSEDKNVSTLSGLPITLAPGSDKTQSDEDSKDSSFTTSRESNSTEDDGPEADDSNGKDFLEMLTLIGIIVGAIVAVVIVLTVIVIIIKKMSGGYS
- the LOC129711462 gene encoding podoplanin-like isoform X1 produces the protein MYKMGLRPLVLLTLTAFLCAAAQKEGLASDDVETVTIGGSEDKNVSTLSGLPITLAPGSDKTQSDEDSKDSSFTTSRESNSTEDDGPEADDSNGKDFLEMLTLIGIIVGAIVAVVIVLTVIVIIIKKMSGGYSP